A single genomic interval of Alistipes sp. ZOR0009 harbors:
- a CDS encoding polysaccharide biosynthesis protein, whose translation MFKNKVLLITGGTGSFGNAVLKRFLDTDIKEIRIFSRDEKKQDDMRHMLQNPKVKFYIGDVRDKRSVDGAMHGVDYIFHAAALKQVPSCEFFPMQAVRTNVIGTENVLDSAIQHGVKNVVVLSTDKAAYPINAMGISKAMMEKVAIAKARQLGENAATTICCTRYGNVMASRGSVIPLWVDQIKSEGEITVTDPNMTRFMMTLDDAVDLVLYAFKNGSNGDLFVQKAPAATLDVLAESLKQLYAKSTPVRVIGTRHGEKLYETLVTREEMAKSEDMGNYFRIPSDNRDLNYDKYFSEGEEDVSKIDDYHSHNTTRLDVDGMKQLLLKLEFICEDLGIN comes from the coding sequence ATGTTCAAAAATAAAGTTCTACTAATTACTGGTGGGACAGGCTCCTTCGGTAATGCAGTTTTAAAAAGATTTCTAGATACTGATATCAAAGAGATAAGAATCTTTTCGCGCGATGAAAAGAAGCAGGACGATATGCGCCATATGCTTCAGAATCCCAAGGTGAAGTTTTATATTGGAGATGTTCGCGATAAGCGTAGCGTTGATGGTGCAATGCATGGCGTTGATTATATATTTCATGCTGCAGCTTTAAAGCAAGTTCCTTCTTGCGAATTTTTTCCAATGCAAGCTGTTCGTACAAATGTAATTGGGACCGAGAATGTACTGGATTCTGCTATTCAGCATGGAGTGAAGAATGTAGTTGTTTTGTCTACTGATAAGGCTGCCTATCCCATTAATGCAATGGGTATTTCTAAGGCGATGATGGAGAAGGTTGCTATTGCTAAGGCTCGTCAGTTGGGTGAAAATGCAGCGACCACTATTTGTTGCACCCGTTACGGGAATGTAATGGCTAGCCGAGGTTCTGTTATTCCTTTATGGGTTGATCAGATAAAGAGTGAAGGTGAAATTACGGTAACTGATCCCAATATGACTCGCTTTATGATGACATTGGACGATGCGGTTGATTTGGTCCTTTATGCGTTTAAGAATGGGAGTAACGGAGATCTGTTTGTTCAAAAGGCTCCTGCTGCAACTTTGGATGTCTTGGCAGAATCATTAAAACAGCTTTATGCAAAAAGTACACCAGTGCGCGTTATTGGAACGCGACATGGCGAAAAATTGTATGAAACTTTGGTAACTCGAGAAGAGATGGCAAAGTCGGAGGATATGGGAAACTACTTTAGGATTCCAAGCGATAATCGCGATCTCAACTACGACAAGTACTTTAGTGAAGGCGAAGAGGATGTTTCGAAAATTGACGATTATCACTCGCATAATACTACTCGTTTGGATGTGGATGGTATGAAGCAGCTGCTGCTGAAGTTGGAGTTTATATGTGAAGACCTTGGAATAAATTAA
- a CDS encoding dTDP-4-dehydrorhamnose 3,5-epimerase family protein, whose product MEEIKVVEGGISVDERGAIAHVNNFDMSDVERFYVIHQSDTSVIRAWHGHQFEKKYFYALKGSFTMAFVRLDNWENPSLDLKPEVYTLSGSKSQVLCIPEGYANGLKANEPDSILIVYSNKILSEAVNDSWRYNKDMWLDWSKY is encoded by the coding sequence ATGGAAGAGATTAAAGTAGTAGAAGGAGGTATTTCGGTAGATGAGCGTGGTGCAATAGCGCATGTCAACAATTTTGATATGAGCGACGTTGAGCGTTTTTACGTTATCCATCAGAGCGATACCTCCGTAATACGTGCTTGGCATGGCCACCAATTCGAGAAAAAGTATTTCTATGCCTTAAAAGGTTCTTTTACAATGGCCTTTGTACGACTAGATAACTGGGAAAATCCTTCTCTAGATTTGAAACCAGAGGTGTATACATTATCAGGTAGCAAAAGCCAAGTTTTGTGTATCCCCGAAGGCTATGCCAATGGGTTAAAAGCCAACGAACCAGATAGTATTCTGATAGTGTATTCCAATAAGATTTTATCAGAAGCGGTTAACGATAGTTGGAGGTACAATAAGGATATGTGGCTAGATTGGAGTAAATATTAA
- a CDS encoding NAD-dependent epimerase/dehydratase family protein, with protein sequence MRVGITGQAGFVGTHLYNSLGLQSSIERIPFEDSYFTNRTKLRDFVRSCDVIVHLAAMNRHDDPQVIYDTNIQLVKELIAAMEIEAVTPHVIFSSSTQEERDNLYGKSKREGRELLEQWATRNKASFSGLVVPNVYGPFGKPYYNSFIATFCHQLTHDEQPRIDVDGSVKLIYVGSLCEFIIKIFTDLQGGKCRVTRDEVPYDFEMKVSEILAKLEVYKAQYLLDGIIPVLDNINDVNLFNTFRCYIDNETHFPVKLVQHADARGVFVETVKLGVGGQVSFSTTVPGITRGNHYHTRKIERFTVIKGKARIQLRKIGTDEVLNFDLDGKEPSYVDMPIWYTHNITNIGDEELYTQFWINEWYNPEDGDTYFEVV encoded by the coding sequence ATGAGAGTAGGAATAACCGGTCAGGCAGGGTTTGTTGGGACACACCTTTACAACAGCCTTGGACTACAAAGTAGTATAGAAAGAATCCCTTTCGAAGATAGTTACTTTACAAACCGTACAAAACTTAGAGATTTTGTAAGAAGTTGCGATGTAATAGTACATCTGGCAGCAATGAATCGTCACGACGACCCTCAGGTGATATACGATACCAATATTCAGTTGGTAAAGGAGCTAATTGCAGCAATGGAGATTGAAGCGGTTACTCCTCATGTTATATTTTCATCTTCGACCCAAGAGGAGCGAGATAACCTTTATGGCAAATCAAAAAGGGAAGGGCGTGAGCTATTAGAGCAGTGGGCTACCCGTAATAAAGCATCATTTTCAGGACTTGTTGTCCCTAATGTGTATGGACCATTTGGAAAACCATACTACAATTCGTTTATTGCGACCTTTTGTCATCAGTTAACTCATGATGAGCAGCCTCGTATTGACGTGGATGGTAGCGTGAAACTGATTTATGTTGGTTCGCTTTGTGAATTTATTATTAAAATTTTCACAGACTTACAAGGAGGTAAATGCAGGGTTACGCGGGATGAGGTGCCGTATGATTTTGAGATGAAGGTGAGTGAGATATTGGCGAAACTGGAAGTGTATAAGGCTCAATACCTTTTAGATGGAATAATTCCTGTTTTAGATAATATCAATGATGTAAATCTTTTCAACACCTTTCGTTGCTACATCGATAATGAGACGCATTTTCCTGTAAAGTTGGTACAACATGCCGATGCTAGGGGAGTATTTGTGGAAACCGTAAAATTAGGAGTAGGCGGGCAAGTTTCTTTTTCTACTACAGTTCCAGGAATAACCAGAGGGAACCATTACCATACTCGCAAGATTGAACGCTTTACTGTTATAAAGGGAAAAGCGCGTATTCAGCTGCGTAAAATAGGGACTGACGAAGTATTGAACTTTGACCTCGATGGAAAGGAGCCGTCATATGTCGATATGCCAATTTGGTATACTCATAACATTACCAACATTGGAGATGAGGAGCTGTATACCCAATTTTGGATAAACGAGTGGTACAACCCGGAGGATGGGGACACCTACTTCGAAGTTGTGTAG
- a CDS encoding GxxExxY protein: protein MHINDITHEILDSAYKVHTALGPGLLESAYQACLSYELKKKGFKVESEKPLPLVYEEVKLDCGYRIDLLVDNRVIIELKTVDQFTEVHQAQILTYMKLSKIKYGLLINFNVKSLKEGIKRFIL from the coding sequence ATGCATATAAACGACATAACTCACGAGATTTTAGACTCTGCTTATAAAGTACATACTGCACTTGGTCCTGGGCTTCTGGAATCTGCCTATCAAGCATGTTTGAGCTATGAGTTAAAGAAAAAGGGTTTCAAAGTTGAGTCAGAAAAGCCTCTTCCATTGGTTTATGAAGAGGTAAAGTTAGATTGTGGCTATCGAATTGATTTGCTTGTAGACAATAGAGTTATAATCGAACTGAAAACAGTAGACCAATTTACAGAAGTTCACCAAGCACAAATTCTCACCTATATGAAGCTATCAAAAATCAAGTATGGATTGCTGATTAACTTCAATGTCAAAAGCCTGAAAGAAGGCATTAAACGATTTATCTTATAA
- the wecB gene encoding non-hydrolyzing UDP-N-acetylglucosamine 2-epimerase, with protein MKKLKVLTVVGTRPEIIRLSCVLQKLDQSEAIEHILVHTGQNYDYELNEVFFEDLGLRKPDHFLNAAGKNATETAGQILINIDPVLEQENPDAFLVLGDTNSCLCAIAAKKRHIPIFHMEAGNRCFDQRVPEETNRKIVDHISDINLTYSDIAREYLLAEGLRPDRVIKTGSPMFEVLMNYMPKIEKSTILDSLNLTKGEYFVVSAHREENIASEKNFFNLVEVLNTVAAKYGFPIIVSTHPRTRKMIEKHGIQFHENVRLMKPMGLSDYICLQINSTAVLSDSGTISEESSILNFRALNIREAHERPEAMEEASVMMVGLNPERVLQGLEQLKNQNLEVRNFRPVADYSMPNVSDKVVRIILSYTDYIKRVVWSE; from the coding sequence ATGAAGAAATTAAAGGTTCTTACCGTTGTGGGCACACGCCCTGAAATAATTCGCTTATCGTGCGTTTTACAAAAATTAGATCAATCCGAAGCAATCGAGCATATTTTAGTCCATACAGGTCAGAATTATGACTATGAGTTGAACGAAGTATTTTTTGAAGATTTAGGTCTCCGTAAGCCCGATCACTTCTTAAATGCTGCAGGAAAGAATGCGACAGAGACTGCTGGTCAAATTTTAATTAATATAGATCCCGTATTAGAACAGGAAAATCCAGACGCTTTTTTGGTGTTGGGCGATACTAATTCTTGTCTTTGTGCAATAGCGGCTAAAAAGCGCCATATTCCGATTTTTCATATGGAAGCAGGTAATCGCTGTTTCGATCAGCGCGTTCCTGAAGAAACCAATAGAAAGATTGTTGATCATATTTCTGACATCAATCTTACTTATAGTGATATTGCTCGTGAGTATCTTTTAGCAGAAGGCTTACGTCCTGATCGAGTAATCAAGACGGGAAGTCCAATGTTTGAGGTTCTAATGAATTACATGCCCAAAATAGAGAAATCGACTATTTTAGATAGCTTGAACCTTACAAAGGGTGAGTACTTTGTTGTATCAGCCCATAGGGAGGAGAACATAGCATCCGAAAAGAATTTCTTTAATCTCGTTGAAGTGCTAAATACTGTTGCGGCAAAATATGGCTTCCCAATTATAGTTTCTACTCATCCGCGTACGCGCAAGATGATTGAGAAGCATGGCATTCAGTTTCACGAAAATGTTCGTTTGATGAAGCCTATGGGGTTAAGTGACTACATTTGCCTACAAATAAACTCAACTGCAGTTCTTTCCGATAGCGGCACAATTTCAGAAGAATCATCCATTCTAAATTTCAGAGCACTCAATATTCGCGAGGCGCACGAGCGTCCCGAGGCAATGGAAGAGGCATCGGTTATGATGGTTGGGTTAAATCCTGAGCGAGTATTGCAGGGATTGGAGCAGCTGAAAAATCAAAATCTCGAAGTAAGAAATTTTAGACCTGTAGCCGACTATTCTATGCCGAATGTGTCGGATAAAGTAGTGAGAATTATATTGTCATATACCGACTATATCAAAAGGGTTGTTTGGAGCGAGTAA
- a CDS encoding glycosyltransferase family 4 protein translates to MGKKKNILIVTPHFYPEDFKVNDIAFDLQKRGFGVSVVTCIPNYPQGKFFSGYSLFKKRREAINGVSVYRVAVIPRGNGSGVMLGLNYLSYLITATLTCLFLGLRHRYSHVFVHETSPVTVGLPAILVKKIQRIPLFFWVLDLWPESIVAASGLKNKFILNKIDRLVKFIYRSSNLILISSKGFQKSILEKGDFRDKIVYFPNWAEDIFVKPIGNVELPSFPKGFNVMFAGNIGEAQNFEVVMQAALLTKRHKDIHYCIVGDGRKRSWVEEFVKRNELEDTVHLYGRYPISHMPAFFDKADVMLLPLKDEPIFALTVPAKLQAYMASSKAVVGLIAGEGANIISEAKCGFCVEPSNFEKLAEVILQASILSKDELKTMGNNGRIYYDSTFMKDSLLSKLEQLFL, encoded by the coding sequence ATGGGTAAGAAGAAAAATATTCTTATTGTAACGCCTCACTTTTATCCCGAGGACTTTAAAGTTAACGATATTGCTTTTGATCTGCAAAAAAGAGGTTTTGGGGTATCTGTTGTAACATGTATCCCGAACTATCCTCAAGGAAAATTCTTTAGCGGATATTCTCTTTTTAAGAAAAGGCGAGAAGCTATTAATGGGGTTAGCGTATACCGAGTGGCTGTTATTCCGAGAGGGAATGGCTCAGGCGTGATGCTAGGTTTGAACTACCTTTCGTATCTAATTACTGCGACCCTAACTTGCTTGTTTTTGGGATTACGACATCGATATTCTCATGTGTTTGTGCATGAAACATCTCCGGTAACAGTCGGTTTACCTGCAATCCTCGTAAAAAAAATACAGCGAATACCCCTGTTTTTTTGGGTGCTAGATTTATGGCCAGAAAGTATAGTTGCTGCAAGTGGACTTAAAAACAAATTTATCCTTAATAAAATAGATAGGCTAGTAAAGTTCATATATCGTAGTTCCAACTTAATTCTTATTAGTTCGAAAGGATTTCAGAAGTCAATATTGGAGAAGGGGGATTTTAGAGATAAAATTGTCTATTTCCCTAATTGGGCCGAAGATATTTTTGTTAAGCCAATAGGTAATGTAGAACTTCCCAGTTTCCCCAAGGGGTTTAATGTAATGTTTGCAGGCAATATTGGCGAAGCTCAAAACTTTGAAGTTGTAATGCAGGCAGCATTACTTACAAAAAGACATAAAGATATTCACTACTGTATTGTTGGGGATGGACGGAAAAGATCATGGGTGGAAGAGTTTGTGAAAAGAAATGAGCTGGAAGATACTGTTCATTTGTATGGTCGTTATCCCATTAGCCACATGCCTGCTTTCTTTGATAAGGCAGATGTTATGCTTCTTCCATTAAAAGATGAACCCATTTTTGCATTAACTGTTCCAGCTAAGCTGCAGGCATATATGGCTTCTAGTAAGGCCGTTGTCGGCTTGATTGCAGGAGAAGGTGCAAACATTATATCGGAGGCTAAATGTGGATTTTGTGTGGAGCCTTCTAATTTCGAAAAACTCGCAGAGGTAATATTACAAGCTTCTATCTTAAGTAAAGATGAATTGAAGACGATGGGAAATAATGGTCGTATTTACTATGATAGTACTTTTATGAAGGATTCTTTATTAAGTAAACTAGAACAGCTGTTTTTATAG
- a CDS encoding carboxypeptidase-like regulatory domain-containing protein — MNTKEKKIESFKKPVKVLEANSELANRPEVKAQVAKVKVVVSKIDEICGTPEESSKSIASKKKRIREAILPLLSHGIAKINGHKLSIGAAIPARFIKQTVNSLSVLSERDFINLIREVKGYITTNKTALVAMSYEEEEMAMLLTLIDSFLDNHDRKEVSKTSELAREAMLRAEIGKADLAIKNLDILMECYSHEYPETYNLYKLNRQIKYSSGQPVSVLGVVTDALTGIPAQSATVKFYHLNTDDTIRAFKEDQGMVDAMTPVLVRKTTLNGRYNVRNLEPGRYVVVISKAGYETQRVIIFVNSKETTRLTIQLIKEE; from the coding sequence ATGAATACTAAAGAAAAAAAAATTGAAAGCTTTAAAAAGCCAGTAAAGGTATTGGAAGCCAACTCGGAATTGGCAAATAGGCCAGAGGTTAAGGCTCAGGTTGCAAAAGTTAAGGTGGTTGTCTCCAAAATCGACGAAATTTGTGGCACCCCCGAGGAATCTTCAAAAAGTATTGCCAGCAAAAAAAAGCGCATTCGTGAGGCTATTTTACCTCTTTTAAGCCATGGTATTGCAAAAATTAATGGTCATAAGCTATCCATTGGTGCTGCCATTCCAGCACGATTTATTAAGCAAACGGTTAATTCTCTTAGTGTTTTATCTGAACGCGATTTTATTAACCTTATTCGCGAAGTTAAGGGCTATATAACGACTAATAAAACTGCTTTGGTGGCAATGAGCTACGAGGAGGAGGAGATGGCCATGTTACTTACGCTTATTGATTCATTTCTAGATAATCACGATCGGAAGGAGGTTTCCAAGACATCGGAGCTTGCTCGCGAGGCAATGCTTAGAGCTGAAATAGGTAAGGCAGATCTCGCCATCAAAAACTTGGACATCTTGATGGAGTGCTATAGCCACGAATACCCTGAAACCTACAACTTATATAAGCTAAATAGACAGATAAAGTATTCTTCAGGTCAGCCTGTTAGCGTACTTGGGGTTGTAACCGATGCTTTAACAGGTATACCTGCTCAAAGTGCCACCGTTAAGTTTTATCATCTTAATACCGACGATACCATACGGGCATTTAAGGAAGATCAGGGGATGGTAGATGCAATGACTCCCGTATTGGTTCGAAAAACAACTTTGAATGGGCGTTATAATGTACGGAATTTGGAACCAGGCCGCTATGTGGTGGTTATATCTAAGGCTGGATACGAAACTCAACGAGTTATCATATTTGTAAACTCGAAGGAGACAACACGGTTGACTATTCAGCTGATTAAGGAGGAGTAG
- the gmd gene encoding GDP-mannose 4,6-dehydratase, with amino-acid sequence MAKIALITGVTGQDGAYLSEYLLKKGYIVHGIKRRSSLFNTDRIDHIYQDPHVENRNFILHYGDLTDSMNITRIIQEVQPDEIYNLAAMSHVHVSFETPEYVGNADGLGTLRILEAVRLLGLTEKTRIYQASTSELYGLVQAVPQTETTPFYPRSPYAVAKLYGYWITVNYREAYKMHASNGILFNHESPIRGETFVTRKVTRAMSRIALGMQDQMYMGNLSSQRDWGHAKDYIRAMHLILQQDEPSDYVIATGITTSIREFIRLAGNEVGLTIDFRGEGADETGHLVAVDEALFIEKVGDKYLDAIKKRIEAQESVVAVDPKYFRPTEVDLLIGDPTKSKTKLGWEPKYDLKGLVEDMMQSDIKLFKKDAYLMEGGYKVMNYFE; translated from the coding sequence ATGGCTAAAATTGCATTAATTACAGGTGTCACGGGTCAGGATGGCGCCTACTTATCAGAGTATTTATTAAAAAAGGGATACATAGTACATGGAATAAAGCGTCGCTCTTCGCTTTTCAATACAGATAGAATCGATCATATCTACCAAGATCCGCATGTTGAAAATAGAAATTTTATTCTTCACTACGGCGACTTGACAGATAGCATGAATATCACCCGAATCATTCAGGAGGTTCAACCCGACGAGATTTACAACCTTGCAGCGATGAGCCATGTGCATGTCAGCTTCGAAACTCCAGAATATGTTGGTAATGCCGATGGCTTGGGTACCCTCCGAATTCTAGAAGCTGTTCGCCTTCTTGGATTAACAGAAAAGACCAGAATTTATCAAGCGTCTACATCCGAGCTTTACGGATTGGTGCAGGCGGTTCCTCAAACCGAAACTACACCGTTTTATCCTCGCTCTCCATACGCGGTTGCTAAGCTTTATGGCTATTGGATTACCGTAAACTATCGCGAAGCTTATAAAATGCATGCAAGCAACGGTATTCTATTCAACCATGAGTCTCCAATTCGTGGAGAAACTTTTGTGACGCGTAAGGTTACGCGCGCAATGAGCCGAATTGCCTTAGGAATGCAAGATCAGATGTATATGGGAAATCTTAGCTCGCAGCGCGATTGGGGGCATGCTAAAGATTACATTAGAGCCATGCACCTTATACTTCAGCAGGATGAGCCTAGCGATTATGTGATTGCTACAGGAATTACGACCTCTATTCGCGAGTTTATTCGGTTGGCAGGCAACGAAGTTGGCTTAACCATCGATTTTCGCGGTGAGGGAGCCGACGAAACGGGCCATTTGGTGGCTGTAGACGAGGCTTTGTTTATCGAAAAGGTTGGCGATAAGTATTTAGATGCCATAAAAAAGCGAATTGAAGCTCAGGAGTCGGTTGTCGCTGTCGATCCTAAATATTTCCGTCCTACCGAGGTAGACTTGCTGATTGGTGATCCAACAAAATCGAAAACCAAGTTGGGCTGGGAGCCTAAATACGATTTAAAAGGATTGGTGGAAGATATGATGCAATCTGACATTAAGCTATTTAAAAAGGATGCCTACTTAATGGAAGGTGGCTACAAGGTAATGAACTACTTTGAATAG
- a CDS encoding GxxExxY protein, which translates to MEEFIFREECYEIIGCAIKVHNELGYGFLESVYQEALALEFDEGKIPYSKEKSIEIKYKGMLLSRKFIADFLCYDQIIVELKAVNSLSSEHYAQVLNYLKATGKRLGILINFGSERLQYKRIIL; encoded by the coding sequence ATGGAAGAGTTTATTTTTCGAGAAGAGTGTTATGAGATTATAGGTTGTGCTATAAAGGTTCATAATGAACTCGGATATGGGTTCCTTGAATCTGTTTATCAGGAAGCATTGGCTCTTGAATTTGATGAAGGTAAAATTCCATATAGCAAGGAAAAGTCTATTGAAATTAAATATAAAGGGATGCTTTTATCTAGAAAATTCATTGCTGATTTTTTGTGTTACGATCAAATTATTGTGGAACTTAAAGCCGTTAATAGCTTGTCTTCGGAGCATTATGCTCAGGTTTTAAACTACTTGAAGGCAACAGGGAAGCGTCTCGGTATTCTAATTAACTTTGGCAGCGAAAGACTTCAGTATAAGCGAATAATACTATAG
- a CDS encoding GDP-L-fucose synthase family protein has translation MEKNSKIYVAGHKGLVGSAIWKNLQMKGYTNLIGKTSSELDLRDQKAVEDFFATEKPEYVFLAAAKVGGIVANNTYRADFIYENLQIQNNIIHNAYKHNAKKLLFLGSTCIYPREAQQPMTETELLTAPLEYTNEPYAIAKIAGIKMCESYNLQYGTNFISVMPTNLYGPNDNFDLEKSHVLPAMIRKMHLGKCLQNNDWNALRADLSKRPVEGVDGNASEGDILSVLGKYGIVKSDDLCSVELWGTGAPLREFLWSEEMADACVFCMENVNFADLVSEIRSSSSSLREVRNTHINIGTGKEITIKDLAYHIKAVVGFSGEIVFNSDKPDGTMRKLTDPSKLHTLGWHHKIEIEEGVQKMYAWYSE, from the coding sequence ATGGAGAAAAATTCCAAAATATACGTCGCTGGTCACAAGGGGCTTGTAGGATCAGCAATTTGGAAAAACCTTCAGATGAAGGGATATACCAACTTGATAGGAAAAACTTCATCGGAACTCGATCTTCGCGATCAAAAGGCCGTGGAAGATTTCTTTGCAACTGAAAAGCCAGAGTATGTTTTTTTAGCAGCGGCAAAAGTTGGCGGAATTGTAGCCAACAACACCTATCGTGCCGATTTCATTTACGAAAACCTGCAAATACAGAATAACATTATCCACAACGCCTATAAGCATAATGCCAAAAAGCTTCTGTTTTTAGGAAGCACCTGTATTTACCCTCGCGAGGCCCAGCAGCCAATGACCGAAACCGAATTGCTAACGGCTCCGCTCGAATACACCAACGAACCTTATGCAATTGCAAAGATTGCTGGGATTAAGATGTGCGAGAGCTACAACTTGCAGTATGGAACCAACTTTATTTCGGTAATGCCCACCAACCTTTACGGACCAAACGATAACTTCGATTTGGAGAAGTCTCATGTGCTTCCGGCCATGATTCGTAAAATGCATTTGGGTAAATGCCTGCAGAATAACGATTGGAATGCTTTGCGTGCAGATTTAAGCAAAAGACCGGTTGAAGGGGTAGATGGAAATGCTTCTGAAGGTGATATTCTGTCCGTTTTGGGCAAATACGGAATTGTAAAATCTGACGATTTGTGCTCGGTAGAGTTGTGGGGTACTGGCGCTCCGCTACGCGAGTTTCTTTGGAGCGAAGAGATGGCCGATGCCTGCGTTTTCTGCATGGAGAATGTCAATTTCGCCGATCTTGTTAGCGAAATCCGTAGCAGCTCAAGTAGTTTGCGCGAAGTAAGAAATACGCATATTAATATAGGGACAGGGAAGGAAATAACCATTAAAGATTTGGCCTACCACATTAAGGCGGTTGTTGGCTTTAGTGGCGAAATCGTATTTAATTCCGATAAGCCCGATGGAACTATGCGTAAGCTAACCGATCCCTCTAAGCTGCACACTCTTGGTTGGCATCATAAAATAGAAATAGAGGAAGGCGTACAAAAAATGTATGCGTGGTATTCTGAATAG